A single Triticum dicoccoides isolate Atlit2015 ecotype Zavitan chromosome 2A, WEW_v2.0, whole genome shotgun sequence DNA region contains:
- the LOC119354911 gene encoding chloroplast envelope quinone oxidoreductase homolog — protein MATPTTTPATMRAVQYDACGGGAAGLKHVEVPVPSAKKNEVLLKLQAATINPVDWKIQKGDLRPLLPRRLPFIPVTDVAGVVVDVGPGVKGLTAGDQVVAMLNSFNGGGLAEYAVASANLTVKRPAEVSAAEGAGLPIAAGTALQALRSIGAKFDGTGKPLNVLVTAASGGVGLYAVQLAKLANLHVTATCGARNMDLVKSLGADEVMDYGTPEGASLQSPSGRKYDGVVHCTVGVSWSSFQPLLSDAGRVIDITPNFSAILTSALHRMTFSKKRLVPLLLSPNKADLELLVGLLKEGKLKTVVDSKFPLSEADKAWQSSIDGHATGKIVVEMES, from the exons ATGGCCACCCCAACCACGACGCCGGCGACGATGCGGGCCGTGCAGTACGACGCCTGCGGCGGAGGCGCCGCCGGCCTCAAG CATGTAGAAGTCCCCGTCCCTTCTGCAAAGAAGAATGAGGTCCTGCTGAAACTGCAAGCTGCAACCATCAACCCAGTTGACTGGAAGATACAGAAAGGGGACTTGAGGCCTCTGCTGCCTCGTAGACTGCCTTTTATCCCAG TGACTGATGTTGCAGGAGTAGTTGTTGATGTTGGTCCTGGAGTGAAAGGTCTCACAGCGGGTGATCAAGTCGTCGCCATGTTGAACTCTTTT AACGGAGGTGGACTGGCAGAGTATGCTGTAGCATCCGCAAACCTGACCGTCAAAAGGCCAGCTGAGGTTTCTGCAGCTGAGGGTGCTGGGCTTCCCATTGCTGCAGGCACTGCGCTCCAGGCACTAAGGTCCATTGGTGCCAAGTTTGACGGCACCGGCAAGCCATTAAACGTGTTGGTCACCGCTGCCTCTGGCGGCGTAGGCCTGTACGCGGTGCAGCTTGCAAAGCTAGCGAACCTTCATGTTACCGCCACCTGCGGCGCACGCAACATGGATCTTGTGAAGAGCTTGGGCGCAGACGAGGTGATGGACTACGGGACCCCAGAGGGGGCGAGCCTGCAGAGTCCCTCCGGCAGGAAGTACGACGGCGTGGTTCACTGCACCGTCGGTGTCAGCTGGTCGTCTTTCCAGCCATTGCTCAGTGATGCCGGGCGAGTGATCGATATCACCCCCAACTTCTCGGCCATCCTCACATCTGCGCTGCACAGGATGACATTTTCCAAGAAGCGCCTGGTGCCCCTGCTCCTGTCGCCCAACAAGGCGGACCTGGAGTTATTGGTTGGGTTGCTCAAGGAAGGCAAGCTGAAGACGGTGGTCGACTCGAAGTTCCCGTTGAGCGAGGCAGACAAGGCGTGGCAGAGCAGTATCGATGGCCATGCCACTGGTAAGATTGTCGTTGAGATGGAGAGCTGA
- the LOC119354913 gene encoding nuclear transport factor 2-like isoform X2, producing MAAPTPPPAAAPAPAPAAAPGPTPPAQVVGNAFVQQYYNILHQSPELVFRFYQEASRIGRPATTGADMDTVTTMEAINEKIMSMDIARAEIRGVDAQESLCGGVTVLVTGHLTGKDDVCREFAQSFFLAPQEKGYFVLNDILRYVGQGEADPSLPPPQQQPPAPELDAVVAPAAALANEASPQPEPDLSESVPHTNEDEDPKEEVYNPPNDVEVPVVEETPVPEVIDEVPNNVAASIPVSAPPVPHEEAPKKSYASIVKVMKAVLPPNSAVPYRPAPPKPEKQAPAPALSVAVDPPTFSPNPESSNIQDPEVDALAVYVKNLPLHATPSQLEEEFKRFGTIKHDGIQVRSHKIQGFCYGFIEFEDASSVQSALAASPVTIDDRPCHVEEKRTPGSRGSSRGRFPPGRGGNFRGEGMRGRGSYPGGRGYGRGEYNNYRSDFGGRGGGRGGSGRGGDVGYQRVDHSGTGGRGGARAAAK from the exons atGGCCGCGCCGAcgcctccgcccgccgccgctcccgcccccgcccccgccgcggcGCCAGGACCGACGCCGCCGGCGCAAGTG GTGGGCAACGCCTTCGTGCAGCAGTACTACAACATCCTCCACCAGTCCCCGGAGCTCGTCTTCCGCTTCTACCAGGAGGCCAGCCGCATCGgccgccccgccaccaccggcgccgACATGGACACCGTCACCACCATGGAG GCGATTAACGAGAAGATCATGTCCATGGACATCGCGCGGGCGGAGATCAGGGGGGTGGACGCGCAGGAGTCGCTATGTGGCGGTGTGACCGTGCTCGTCACGGGCCACCTCACAGGGAAGGACGACGTCTGCCGCGAGTTCGCGCAGTCCTTCTTCCTTGCGCCGCAGGAGAAGGGTTACTTCGTGCTCAACGACATACTACGTTATGTCGGGCAGGGTGAGGCCGACCCGTCATTGCCGCCACCTCAGCAGCAGCCGCCGGCACCGGAGTTGGATGCAGTGGTTGCCCCTGCTGCCGCCCTGGCAAATG AGGCTTCGCCGCAGCCAGAGCCGGATCTCTCTGAGTCTGTTCCTCATACCAACGAGGATGAGGATCCCAAGGAGGAGGTTTACAACCCACCGAATGACGTGGAAGTGCCTGTTGTGGAGGAAACACCGGTTCCTGAGGTCATAGATGAAGTGCCAAATAATGTAGCAGCCTCCATACCGGTTTCGGCTCCCCCTGTACCACATGAGGAGGCCCCTAAGAAGTCGTACGCTTCAATT GTCAAAGTCATGAAAGCAGTTCTGCCACCAAATTCCGCAGTTCCTTACAGGCCTGCACCACCAAAACCGGAGAAGCAAGCTCCTGCTCCTGCCCTGTCTGTGGCTGTTGATCCTCCAACTTTCAGTCCTAATCCTGAGAGCAGCAACATTCAAGACCCAGAAG TTGATGCGCTTGCGGTGTATGTCAAAAATCTGCCCTTACATGCCACACCTAGCCAATTAGAAGAGGAGTTCAAAAGATTTGGTACTATTAAACATGATGGTATCCAAGTTAGAAGCCACAAG ATTCAAGGGTTCTGCTATGGCTTCATAGAGTTTGAGGATGCCAGCTCAGTTCAAAGTGCACTAGCG GCTTCTCCTGTGACGATTGATGACCGACCATGCCACGTCGAAGAAAAAAGAACTCCTGGTTCACGTG GTAGTAGCAGGGGAAGGTTTCCACCGGGTAGAGGTGGTAATTTCCGAGGTGAAGGCATGAGAGGCCGTGGTAGTTACCCTGGAGGGAGAGGCTATGGAAGGGGCGAGTACAACAACTATCGATCTGATTTTGGAGGCAGAGGCGGTGGTAGAGGCGGCTCAGGTCGTGGAGGTGATGTTGGCTACCAGCGGGTTGATCACTCTGGCACCGGTGGGCGTGGTGGTGCCCGGGCAGCTGCAAAGTGA
- the LOC119354913 gene encoding nuclear transport factor 2-like isoform X1: MAAPTPPPAAAPAPAPAAAPGPTPPAQVVGNAFVQQYYNILHQSPELVFRFYQEASRIGRPATTGADMDTVTTMEAINEKIMSMDIARAEIRGVDAQESLCGGVTVLVTGHLTGKDDVCREFAQSFFLAPQEKGYFVLNDILRYVGQGEADPSLPPPQQQPPAPELDAVVAPAAALANGTVALVESVPREQEASPQPEPDLSESVPHTNEDEDPKEEVYNPPNDVEVPVVEETPVPEVIDEVPNNVAASIPVSAPPVPHEEAPKKSYASIVKVMKAVLPPNSAVPYRPAPPKPEKQAPAPALSVAVDPPTFSPNPESSNIQDPEVDALAVYVKNLPLHATPSQLEEEFKRFGTIKHDGIQVRSHKIQGFCYGFIEFEDASSVQSALAASPVTIDDRPCHVEEKRTPGSRGSSRGRFPPGRGGNFRGEGMRGRGSYPGGRGYGRGEYNNYRSDFGGRGGGRGGSGRGGDVGYQRVDHSGTGGRGGARAAAK, from the exons atGGCCGCGCCGAcgcctccgcccgccgccgctcccgcccccgcccccgccgcggcGCCAGGACCGACGCCGCCGGCGCAAGTG GTGGGCAACGCCTTCGTGCAGCAGTACTACAACATCCTCCACCAGTCCCCGGAGCTCGTCTTCCGCTTCTACCAGGAGGCCAGCCGCATCGgccgccccgccaccaccggcgccgACATGGACACCGTCACCACCATGGAG GCGATTAACGAGAAGATCATGTCCATGGACATCGCGCGGGCGGAGATCAGGGGGGTGGACGCGCAGGAGTCGCTATGTGGCGGTGTGACCGTGCTCGTCACGGGCCACCTCACAGGGAAGGACGACGTCTGCCGCGAGTTCGCGCAGTCCTTCTTCCTTGCGCCGCAGGAGAAGGGTTACTTCGTGCTCAACGACATACTACGTTATGTCGGGCAGGGTGAGGCCGACCCGTCATTGCCGCCACCTCAGCAGCAGCCGCCGGCACCGGAGTTGGATGCAGTGGTTGCCCCTGCTGCCGCCCTGGCAAATGGTACTGTTGCCCTTGTGGAGAGTGTGCCGCGCGAGCAGG AGGCTTCGCCGCAGCCAGAGCCGGATCTCTCTGAGTCTGTTCCTCATACCAACGAGGATGAGGATCCCAAGGAGGAGGTTTACAACCCACCGAATGACGTGGAAGTGCCTGTTGTGGAGGAAACACCGGTTCCTGAGGTCATAGATGAAGTGCCAAATAATGTAGCAGCCTCCATACCGGTTTCGGCTCCCCCTGTACCACATGAGGAGGCCCCTAAGAAGTCGTACGCTTCAATT GTCAAAGTCATGAAAGCAGTTCTGCCACCAAATTCCGCAGTTCCTTACAGGCCTGCACCACCAAAACCGGAGAAGCAAGCTCCTGCTCCTGCCCTGTCTGTGGCTGTTGATCCTCCAACTTTCAGTCCTAATCCTGAGAGCAGCAACATTCAAGACCCAGAAG TTGATGCGCTTGCGGTGTATGTCAAAAATCTGCCCTTACATGCCACACCTAGCCAATTAGAAGAGGAGTTCAAAAGATTTGGTACTATTAAACATGATGGTATCCAAGTTAGAAGCCACAAG ATTCAAGGGTTCTGCTATGGCTTCATAGAGTTTGAGGATGCCAGCTCAGTTCAAAGTGCACTAGCG GCTTCTCCTGTGACGATTGATGACCGACCATGCCACGTCGAAGAAAAAAGAACTCCTGGTTCACGTG GTAGTAGCAGGGGAAGGTTTCCACCGGGTAGAGGTGGTAATTTCCGAGGTGAAGGCATGAGAGGCCGTGGTAGTTACCCTGGAGGGAGAGGCTATGGAAGGGGCGAGTACAACAACTATCGATCTGATTTTGGAGGCAGAGGCGGTGGTAGAGGCGGCTCAGGTCGTGGAGGTGATGTTGGCTACCAGCGGGTTGATCACTCTGGCACCGGTGGGCGTGGTGGTGCCCGGGCAGCTGCAAAGTGA